One Natrinema longum genomic window, AGCGGTGACCTGGGGCAGATCGGCGAGATCGTCGAGCGAACGACCGACGAGGAGTTCGCCGTCCTCTCGGGCGACGACCCGCTCACGCTGCCGACCGTCTCGGTCGGCGGCACCGGCACGATCAGCGTCGTCGCGAACATCGAGCCCGAGCGAACCTGTGCGATGGTCGGTGCGGCACTCGACGGCGACTACGCCCGCGCCCGCGAGATCCATCACGAACTCGGACCGCTGGTTCGCGAACTCTTCGTCGAAACCAACCCGATCCCGGTCAAAGAGGCCATGCAGATCCGCGGCTACGGCCCCGCTCGGATGCGCTCGCCGCTTTCCCGACTCGCCGAGGAGTACCGCGCGGACCTCGAGGCAGTCCTCGCCGACCTCGAGCGCGACGCGACGGAACTCGCGGATGCGGAGGGTGATCGATGACGACGCGGATCGGCGTCACCGGTGCAACGGGTCGGATGGGCCGAGAAGTGATCGCCGCCGCGACGGGGCGGGCGGACTGCGAGGTCGTCTTCGCGGTCAACCGCGAGCCCGACGGCGAGACCGTCGCAGGTATCGAAATCGAGCCCGCAGCCGAGTTCGACTCGCTGCTCGTCGATCGCGAGCCGACCGTCGTGATCGACTTTACCGGGCCGGAGTCGGCCGCCGACTACGCGCTGGCCTGTGCCGACGCCGGCGTCGCGTTCGTCACCGGCACCACCGGCTTCGACGACGACGAGTTCGAAGCCCTCCAGGACGCCAGCGAGGATATCGCCGCTCTCCACGCGCCCAACTTCGCCCGCGGCGTGCAGGCGCTGGTCAACGTCGTCGGCGAGGCGGTCCGGAACCTGCAGGGCTACGACGTGGAGCTCGTCGAGACCCACCACAACGCCAAACGCGACGCCCCGAGTGGCACCGCAAACCGGCTACTCGAGGAGATCGAGGCGAACGGGGAGTTCACCGAGCGCACGCACGGCCGCGAGGGCGAGGCTCCCCGCGAGTCGGGCGAGATCGGCGTCCACGCGCTGCGGGCGGGCGACGTTACCGGTGAACACGAGATCGTCCTCGCGGGGAACCACGAGGAAGTTCGTCTCACGCACCGCGCCGAGGATCGCGGCGTGTTCGCCGCTGGCGCGGTCGATGCGGCGGTCTGGATCGCTGGACAGAAGGCAGGCTGGTACGACTTCGCGGACGTGATCAGCGAATGAGCGCACTCGAAACCGAA contains:
- the dapB gene encoding 4-hydroxy-tetrahydrodipicolinate reductase, producing MTTRIGVTGATGRMGREVIAAATGRADCEVVFAVNREPDGETVAGIEIEPAAEFDSLLVDREPTVVIDFTGPESAADYALACADAGVAFVTGTTGFDDDEFEALQDASEDIAALHAPNFARGVQALVNVVGEAVRNLQGYDVELVETHHNAKRDAPSGTANRLLEEIEANGEFTERTHGREGEAPRESGEIGVHALRAGDVTGEHEIVLAGNHEEVRLTHRAEDRGVFAAGAVDAAVWIAGQKAGWYDFADVISE